TGATCCTTGGAACCAATTATGCCAACAATCATACCAAGAATGTCAACCTTCCTTCTATGCCTGCCACCTTTTAAGGGCTCTGCCTCCACTGGATCCGGCTCCCAACTTAAATGACATATAATCATAAGTGTGTcaagaatttaaatttttaaatgaaaaagtGGCTACCACTTTCTTATCCTACGGCCTGAATCAGTACTCACTTGATCAACCGTATAAAGGGATACATAAATGATCCACCTCTGTATATTTTTACTCGCTAAAGTTTGGTAGGTTACCTTTGTGCATTTATCCATGCTTGCTTGTCATCAATGTTGAAATCATCATCAACACTAGGATTCTCTTGTTTTTCTTCATCTCTATTCAATTCTTCAAGAAGGCTGTCCCCAGTACTTCCTGTTCCACTTGGATTTCCACCAGTCCCATCAGTTAACATTGTCAAAATGCACTTAATGGTATCCTTCCTTCCCCTTAAGTATTCTCTTATAGGTTCACCAACAGTTTCAAGGAATACACCAGCTGGATCAATTGTTCGAAGGGCTTTGATAGTTGAAACATATTGGTGCAGTATATCATTGGTAGAGGCACCGGCAGTAAGTAATCGATATTTTAGAGAAGCAATGAAAGAATCAACAAGCTTTGAATGCTGCCCCGTGTATTCAAGGCATTGTTTTAAGTCTTCAATAGCAGGGGAACTGGAACAATAAAAAGCAGAGATTAAAAGGCATGAACAAGAAAATTTTACAGAATTACAGTTGCAAGacatcaaataaatttttttttttgctagaATTGAAACTTACGTTGCACATCTCCTCTCTATTTACATTTTACTAATTTATCAAACAAAAATCCATTGTTAGAGTTGCTTCTGATAAAGAAAGGCGATACCCTCTATTTAACTTTTAACAATTccctaaatttttatatatctaAACAAACTCAAATGTACTGAACAAAGCTACTGACTGCTAACTTTAATAAGGAAAGAAACTATGATAAAgtacaaaattaaattatgcCCAATCAAGTTTATTGTGCAATAGAGGAAAATTTACCTGTCTGGATAATCCACAATAATTTCAAAAAGCTTGGAAATTCTTAGATCTTGTAGTGTTTCGTATGCAAAATACTCTAAGCGCAGCTGCCATCTAATAAGCTCCTCAGGAGGAGGTCCAGATCCAAAAAATCTAGAAGATGGATGAGAGGCCAAAGGAGACTTCAGACCAGCTTGGCTTTCATAACTTCTAGAATCTCCAAGATAAGAAAGAAGGGCATGCAAAAAGTGAAGGGGCACAGCCTGCAAATCATAACTCTCTATTTGAGTTGTTACATGTCATTGTCAAACCATGAATATCTTTTTCATTTCAGAACTAATACAGAAACTTCACTAAAAGTCCAAAGCGCATAATAAAAATTTACAGCAAGATAGTGTTGATTCTGACCGGGTATGTGAGAACTGAAGCAGTATCAGTTATAATGAACTACCTGTATCCATCCTCTAATAGAATCTATCACTGAAAACCTATATTCATCACCAGCCAGATCATGTACTTTGGTCTGTCCAGAAAACATCAACAAAACAATGAGAACTAGAATATTAATTAAAAGGAGAAGCACAAAGAAAGGAGATCATAAGAGATTTTATTAAGATGATGCAATTTACACATTCAAATATGTTCTCACTGTCTACGTTTGGATATAGGAATTTAGATCTTAAAAACGCAGAAGAGACTAGCATCATTCATTGAGATCGGCAAAAACAGTTACATCATCAGAACATTGTGAGGGCATTGCGTTTGCTAATGAATATTGTTATTACACACTTACAACCTTTAATAGAAGAAATATAGCTGACGCATAGGCATCTTCAGCCATTGAGGTGAAGCCAAGACTCCTAAGATCACGAACAACCACGCCAACATTCCtaacaaaattgttgtttccCAAAATATTTTCTCGCGGATGAGTTCCATCACTATCAATTTCCCCTGATTTGAAGTCCAGGTCCATTCCATCATCTACCTTAAATTCACCATCGCCTATAGCTGTCGCACTTAACTCTTCTAATCTTCCTTTGAAATACCAGTGAAGTACATCTATGAATATAATTaacagaaataaaaaaaattaataacataaaatatcttttacCTTCATATGTCATTATACTGATTAGCCATAGTTTAAACTAGGGAGTTAAAAATATCTTAAGTATATCtaagaataaaaattttaagcttCATTTGTCATTTAAAAAAACCTCAAATCCATCATTGCACAAATTATGCTTCATTGGACATGATACATGTATAAATTCATACCTGGAAAATGCTGAGGAAGACTGGACAACAGGACAGAAGACACAGATAACTGATACTTTGAGAGTAGGTGGTTTCGCTCGGCATCAGGAGTTTGATCCATTGACTTACTTTCTCTATCTGTCTCTAAAGAATGAATCAACAATAACAAGCACTTCTCCTGATATTGTTTTTCAGATGATATAATTGCCAAAGCTTTATGCAGTACTTCCTGCATCCCACCTTGCTGATCCTGTTTCAACACTCGTCAGAACCAGATTGCCAAAAACACAAATGAGGAGTTGTGAATCACATCTCAGCTAGTCTAATCCTTCATGAATCAAGTGGTATGCATCAACTTCCAGATAACCATAGTGTTATCTACAATTTTCAGGTACAGCACCAGAAAGTAAAACTGCAAATACATTGACTATGACAACGCTTTTCATAGTAACTCAGAAAGTGTATAGTAACCGTAAGATATATTTCCAGCGTAGATGAGTAGACCAAAGACTGAAGACGTAAAGGGAAGGTTATTAAATCAGTGAAGGGAAAAACTAAAACTTGGGTCAGCTATACGGATCCTCCCATGTCATTGTTCTCTATCccctattattttatttaaatgaaatttattatGTTGCTAACCAAGATAATATACATTTAACATTCTTGAAATCGTTCATTGGTGTTCAGCTTGTTAGTAGGTCAAATTCATTAGGATGATTATCAAAGCCACTTCACTGAAATTCTCATGAGAAAGAAACAAACCATAGCAAAAATGATGAAACAAGATGAAAAATTTAATGTATTGATaaagaaaaatcaatataatttaCGATTGGAACTTTAAGGAACTTAGTAATTGAAGGATGATGACCTATACCTCAAAAACTATATGAAGGCAACATGGCAATTGCTAAATACTCATTTGAACTTCCTTTCGTCATTAGTCTTAAAATAAGTGCATAGACACCATAtttaaaacacacaacacattaaaaagaaaatgagaacaaagaatagaaaagcaaACTAAGAGATCACTGGCACACATACTGGATCGTCAATATTTATCGCTGCAAACTCTCTGTTGGCATCGAAATGCGTCCAGAACCTCGATGCCCCCTTTTTCTCAAAGTTTTCCTGTAGcaatacaaaaataataataaaaaaacaaaacaaaacaaagctTTAGCACGTATCACCATAGTTCATTCAAAGAGATAAGTCACATTAGCTGATGTATGCATAATTGCTTTAAATGGAGGTCAAAAACTAAAATGAGGATGCAAAAAAAGGGTCCTACTGTAAGTCGTCAAGTTATTAGCAAGAATATGCATAACATATTCTTCTTAACTACCCCACCATTTTGTCAGTCTAATATTTTTCAAGGATCAATACTTATCATCCGTAGAGTTAGACTAAGTACAATCCAAATTCTTCAGTTTCATTTGAGCTGTATGCCGAGGAGTATGGAAAAAAATCTAAGGGAAAAAGAAAGATTAAAAGAAAACTGAATCCCATTTTGTAGCATTTTTTTTATGCACAATCTTTGTCTCAACTATTAACATGAATTACACAAAAGCTTAAATTCTTGTCTCAAAATTGCAACTGATAAGAGATAAACACTAAAACTTCCATAACTGAACATAACAACTCAGCAtgtaaatccaaaaaaaaaaaaaaacaaaatcatttccaaatcaaaataagaagaaaaattacTAACTGCTAAATAAATTTAATGCACAAGTGAGAAAGAGTCGTAAACCTCCATAGAACAAAGGAAGTGCTCCACGACCAATGACTCAAGGCCACTGCTGCATAGATTCCTGACATGTAAACTGAACTCCGAGGCATATGATAAATCGCCAGCACCCATTAGAAGCTCCTCTGTCTCTAAGCAAAATGCGTTCCAGCTACTCGCCATTTCATCGATTAAATTTTCACTGAGTGACTCTAAAATAGCTAAATTGCAAACAGGCGATGCTGAATTCACAATTGCCTCCATTTCAcgcccaaaaaaaatttaaaaaagggGGAAACCCTAAGCCGAGAAACAAGAGCTCGATCGATTCGAATAAAGgaaataatttatcaattagGGAACAGATCAGCAGAGTTTCTGAAGAACGTGCTTGGACAGTGTAGCCCTCAGTAAAATCTTACAATAATTTGCCgccatttttatcttcaaacaGTGCGAGCAAAACTGTGAACGAAGTAAACGATAGGTTACAGATTAATCCTGGACCCATTAATCCGCATATGGTACTGTTAAAACCCTGACCCATGATTTAACGCCCAATATAACTAGAGTCGTCCAATACCCAGTATCTGGACTTTGGAAGGCCCAAACTACTCTCTTCACAGAGTATCCCATTTTTTATCAAACCACCACACATATAAAATAATACGACACAAATAcaaatttaataagaaaaaaatatttatacgtaattaaatatttatacctcaccaaaaaaatataatacagGTACATACAATTATATTGAATtgatacatatacatgtattgTATGCCAATATTACAAAAGAGGAAAACAATAATCAAAATGTAGCATTGTGAGCTATTATTATAACTAATAAAAGATGTACACGCGTtgtatgtattattattatttttaatttgatcaaataatactaaacaattaacacaatttagaagagttgttcgatttaaaattgaagttttgtttagatttttttctatgtaaaatacgAAGTTACTTGAGAAGGTTTTTAACATGGTGATAAGGGTAATtatagaattaaatattttgacgtCTTCTAAAGTAGTTATTTTAAGAGCCTCGcacttaataatatagatatCTGAATCCTATGATTTCtattagatttatttttttagtgtgATGCTAAGTATTTAGTCAAAAAATGGTGTACNACCGTATTTGGATTAGCACGGCAAATAacggaaaaattaaatttctggTCCTATCTCtaacgttttttatttttatttatgttgtcGATCAATACACAGACTCAGTACTAAATAATCCTCTATAAAAAATGGTAAAAAGAAATAACATCTATTAGCTATCGGCATTTCATAATTACCATCTAAAACTACGGGGtgacttttaatgatttttttagattttaaaagtATAGATGTATTCAATTAAAACTTTTACATACTCCATAGAAGTCTAATGGTATTCAAAATAGACTTTaatagagttttaaaaagtcaagtggtattcaacattgacttttaaaaactctataaaagtttataggtattaaaattttcaatagaattttaataactttattgaattcattaacatacaaacattaaagcttaaggtacaactataaattgtcaaacattgtatttggttcaatccaaagatttggatggatttttaaaacttataaCTCATACACAAGCTATTTATTTCTCTCTCTGTCGCTTCACATCACATCTCTTCTTATCTTCTCTCCTCTCATTTATCTCTatcattctctcaaattttcgaagtgtGTCTCTGtatatattttcatctttccatttcaaatttttcatttttttttgcatgattgtccatttaataattttttattttaatatcataagaaattttgaatgctagaattgattttttgttatttttaatttaagatttatataaattaatataatattcaataataataaaatatgatccaAAATATGTCGtttaattcttaataattgaataacCTCGCAAcaataatgattttttaaattctttttaacattttcaattattatataagctatgatatttttatataaaattatatccacacaaagctaattaatattttttcacatgtatattatcaattcaaaaacaagattACAGATTAAtaaattgatgtattttaaaaaatttataaacatacatacaaacccacatatatacacatgtaaggattaaataatttaacttttaaataagtatattttaagtacaaagattataaaattctaaaaaaaaattcacaaaaatctaTTAAAATCTTACAAAAAAAAAGTCTACAGAAATCCACataaatctgtttataaatTTGTGAGAAtccataaaagtcaataaaaatttatcaaatccataaacttttatcatttgaaaaaatcatcaaaactctgAATTGAATACATCACACTAAATCAATTAGATAAGATTTTCAATTTGTAAATGAAGCCGCAACACacacactctctctctctctagaAGACCAAACGATGGGCGTGTCACAAAAAATTTGATTCACTACAAAATTTATTACTCGTCAAAATGAAAGCTCGGTTTTTGATAAAGATAAGACATGGAAATTAATACAAGAATTTAATTATGATGTGACAAAACATGTCTAATTTTGTCAGATATTTTGTCAGagtatttatgaaaaatatataatggaGATGAAAATTTAAGGACTGAATATGaggaattaaaaattattttatcaaataatatatttgatatgtcaattttatttatattatttattaaaaaaatttatttttatgtcaaaaatattatttttttattttaaatataaacatgattgatccgtcttATGAATAGAAATATGtgacattttatttatatatcagGCTTTATTTCAGTTAAATACCTACCAAAACGATAGATATAAATCATTCCATCCCTTGAGATATATTACACtataaagattttatttttgtaataattttttgatgtttcatatatttatagcaAGAAATGACGACTAATCTTTACAtcattacatgtttttttttttttttttttatttttttaNNNNNNNNNNNNNNNNNNACTATCGAGAGTCGGAGTCATCCCCAGATGACTGGATATCGTTCCGTACCGTATCGAAAATCATATATCGTATATCATACTGAAAATTAcagtataaaaaaattcatatcgatatcgtaccgaaaatttcaatacatataactagcatatCGGTTATAACGAAATTGTAtggtataccgaaatttcggtacggtatcggtatataccgaaaaaaaaccttatattttaaaatttttataaatttattgttttaaaatattatatattttaaaatttttgtatatttttttggtattttgatatttcggtatataccgaatttttaaaattgcataccgttaccgtatcgaaaatttcggtattaTTATCGTACCGTAATCTTCGGTATAACGAAAATTCgataaattcgaaatttttcgtcacgataattttgatataccgaaaattcgatattttttctcaCCCCTAACCGCAATTTAAACAAAACAACTTACCTTCCCAGCTTGTATTTCGTACATTAGGTCCGAGTGGATGGGGGGGAGTTGCTCAAGGGCCAACGCCTGGTACAGATAAACTTCATGGGGgccaaatatcatttttttaaaacaaaataattatttttttgataaatttgtaaaaaatacatctgtcaatatttaaattaaaattcaatatatgaTTACAATTTTTTAAGAATAAGTACCTAACAGTGCTACAATTGTAGTTTAACTCCCTTCAAACTGAAGTttac
This genomic window from Primulina huaijiensis isolate GDHJ02 chromosome 7, ASM1229523v2, whole genome shotgun sequence contains:
- the LOC140980977 gene encoding anaphase-promoting complex subunit 2; this encodes MEAIVNSASPVCNLAILESLSENLIDEMASSWNAFCLETEELLMGAGDLSYASEFSLHVRNLCSSGLESLVVEHFLCSMEENFEKKGASRFWTHFDANREFAAINIDDPDQQGGMQEVLHKALAIISSEKQYQEKCLLLLIHSLETDRESKSMDQTPDAERNHLLSKYQLSVSSVLLSSLPQHFPDVLHWYFKGRLEELSATAIGDGEFKVDDGMDLDFKSGEIDSDGTHPRENILGNNNFVRNVGVVVRDLRSLGFTSMAEDAYASAIFLLLKTKVHDLAGDEYRFSVIDSIRGWIQAVPLHFLHALLSYLGDSRSYESQAGLKSPLASHPSSRFFGSGPPPEELIRWQLRLEYFAYETLQDLRISKLFEIIVDYPDSSPAIEDLKQCLEYTGQHSKLVDSFIASLKYRLLTAGASTNDILHQYVSTIKALRTIDPAGVFLETVGEPIREYLRGRKDTIKCILTMLTDGTGGNPSGTGSTGDSLLEELNRDEEKQENPSVDDDFNIDDKQAWINAQSWEPDPVEAEPLKGGRHRRKVDILGMIVGIIGSKDQLVNEYRVMLAEKLLNKYDYEIDSEIRTLELLKIHFGESSMQRCEIMLNDLIDSKRTNTNIKATIKQQSKPVADVGEHELSMYNLNCTIISSNFWPPIQDEAIKIPGPLDQLLNDYAKTYNEIKTPRKLLWKKNLGTVKLELQFEDRTLPFVVTPLHASIISLFQDQTSWTPKSLAAAVGVPEDVLSRRINFWISKGIVAESAQDSGDITYTLVEALAEGGKAGVSCEEVLVGDEEGEGSVASVEDQLRKEMMVYEKFITGMLTNFGSMALDRIHNTLKMFCIGDPPYDKSLQQLQSFLAGLVSDEKLELKDGMYFLKN